One stretch of Syntrophus gentianae DNA includes these proteins:
- the glk gene encoding glucokinase, producing the protein MQVLAGDIGGTSTRLAYFDAACEKLTLLAEGRFPSRKAGSLEEIVRRFIGEQGLTAERACFGIAGPVRHGTVRTPNLPWSVNAEDLSRALGIPEVRLINDLEAHVYGIDLLGPEDFEILNKGVPNPTGTIALVSAGTGLGEAVAYWDGSVHRPYPSEGGHADFAPRTEIEAELLLYLRDKHGRVSTERVLSGPGLRNIYRFLRDGRHLSESPAVAEEMLANDPSAVITRAALSSDCLLCEQALDLFVSLYGAEAGNVALRYLATGGVYLGGGIAPKIIDRLRGPGFLLAFTAKGRLSPLLETIPVRVILNDRSALLGAGRCAAC; encoded by the coding sequence ATGCAGGTTCTGGCAGGAGATATAGGGGGAACGTCCACACGGCTTGCTTATTTCGATGCCGCCTGCGAAAAGTTGACGCTACTGGCCGAAGGACGCTTCCCGAGCCGAAAGGCAGGGAGCCTGGAGGAAATAGTCAGACGTTTTATCGGAGAACAAGGCTTGACCGCGGAGCGGGCCTGTTTCGGAATTGCCGGTCCAGTCCGGCATGGCACGGTCAGGACTCCCAACCTTCCCTGGAGTGTGAATGCCGAAGATCTGTCCAGAGCTTTGGGGATTCCCGAGGTTCGCCTGATCAATGACCTGGAGGCGCATGTCTATGGCATCGATCTCCTGGGGCCGGAGGATTTCGAGATCCTTAATAAGGGCGTTCCCAATCCGACCGGCACCATCGCCTTGGTCTCGGCAGGGACCGGCCTGGGAGAAGCCGTGGCTTACTGGGATGGCTCTGTCCATCGACCCTACCCCAGCGAGGGGGGGCATGCGGACTTTGCTCCCCGCACGGAGATCGAAGCGGAACTGCTCCTCTATCTGCGTGATAAACACGGCCGGGTCAGCACCGAACGGGTTCTCTCCGGCCCCGGACTGCGCAACATTTACCGTTTCCTGCGGGATGGCCGGCATCTCTCCGAATCGCCTGCGGTTGCAGAAGAGATGCTGGCGAATGACCCCTCAGCGGTCATTACCCGGGCGGCCCTATCCAGCGATTGTCTCCTCTGTGAGCAGGCCCTCGATCTCTTCGTCTCCCTCTACGGGGCCGAGGCGGGGAATGTGGCGCTGCGCTACCTCGCCACGGGAGGCGTCTATCTGGGAGGAGGGATCGCCCCGAAGATCATCGATCGGCTCAGGGGGCCCGGCTTCCTGCTCGCCTTCACCGCCAAGGGACGCTTGAGCCCCCTGTTGGAAACGATCCCGGTGAGGGTTATCCTCAACGATCGGAGTGCCCTGCTGGGCGCAGGCCGTTGTGCCGCTTGTTGA